Proteins found in one Paralichthys olivaceus isolate ysfri-2021 chromosome 19, ASM2471397v2, whole genome shotgun sequence genomic segment:
- the LOC109635981 gene encoding vesicular inhibitory amino acid transporter-like has product MGSPRWARSFWQPWSSAGSLWGWAVSRIHTGRTVSSFRFFEQDEEMLVLTHSDELNRTYSEESRSTFDHIANKNTSSPSLTEQDTPTVRERPAPDLMGSSSTSWHNDGPSFKETRATVLSTGPRTITITSTVSSADSLCFKNTSSYGKGERSSDMEEDTMGSKSEENLRFKGMRSRSSRMDGSFKGDKREQGLSEDGEEGGEGTSTHLEEERTGMSLADSLQSPNAGTTVLNPAPTITAWEAGWNVTNAIQLHALSFPFATVLSFSLPQGIFVLGLPFALVQSGYVGLVVLVLSAWVCNHTGRILVACLYEDEQSGGSGSGSKVRVRHSYQDIVEACCKGLWPHWPELGGWMVNVAQVVELLMTCTLYLVVSTSLLSDSLSGMTAPRSVCSLVSLVFLLPCLLLTDLRPVSTLSLLCSLAHILISLMVMLYCLSRASRWSWSCLSLSVDPEDFLVSVGVIIFSYTSQIFLPPLEGSMEDRGQFDAMLGWTHAAACVMKTMFSLLAVLTWGAETSEVITENLPSDLRPLVNLCLLAKALLSYPLPFYSAAEILQTCLLKDSAVSLGSEPGGGGVSRPALLVRGALLMTSYLLALLVPRFSLLMGLTGSVTGAAMTLILPCLFHLRLRWGRLTPRARLIDVGILSLGVICSVSGVICSVRRLVQGL; this is encoded by the exons ATGGGCTCTCCTCGCTGGGCTCGAAGCTTCTGGCAGCCCTGGAGTTCTGCTGGATCTCTGTGGGGCTGGGCGGTGTCGAGGATACACACGGGCAGGACGGTAAG TTCTTTCAGGTTCTTTGAACAGGATGAGGAGATGCTGGTTCTGACCCACAGTGATGAGTTGAACAGAACCTACAGTGAGGAGAGTCGATCTACCTTTGACCACAtcgcaaacaaaaacacaagcagtCCTTCTCTGACTGAGCAGGACACCcccactgtgagagagaggccAGCTCCTGACCTGATGGGATCCAGCAGCACCTCATGGCATAATGATGGTCCATCTTTTAAAGAGACCAGGGCTACTGTCCTCTCCACTGGACCCAGAACCATCACCATTACTTCAACAGTTTCCAGTGCAGACTCCCTGTGTTTCAAAAACACCTCGAGTTATGGCAAAGGAGAAAGATCctctgacatggaggaggacaCAATGGGAAGCAAAAGTGAGGAGAACCTGCGTTTCAAGGGAATGAGGAGCAGATCCAGTCGGATGGATGGGTCGTTTAAAGGGGATAAAAGAGAGCAGGGACTTTCtgaagatggagaggagggaggggaaggaaCATCTACGCACCTTGAAGAAGAGAGAACAGGGATGAGTTTGGCTGATTCACTTCAGAGCCCCAACGCTGGCACCACGGTTCTGAATCCAGCTCCCACCATCACCGCCTGGGAGGCCGGCTGGAACGTTACAAATGCGATACAG CTTCATGCTCTATCTTTCCCCTTCGCAACcgttctctctttttctctccctcaggGCATCTTCGTGTTGGGTTTGCCGTTCGCTCTGGTCCAGTCTGGTTACGTGGGCCTGGTTGTGTTGGTTCTGTCGGCGTGGGTGTGTAACCACACAGGGAGGATCCTGGTGGCCTGTCTGTATGAAGACGAACAAAG TGGGGGGTCTGgctcagggtcaaaggtcagagtgcGGCACAGCTACCAGGACATAGTGGAGGCCTGCTGCAAAGGACTGTGGCCCCACTGGCCTGAACTGGGGGGGTGGATGGTAAACGTAgctcag GTGGTTGAACTGCTGATGACCTGCACCCTCTACCTGGTCGTCTCCACCAGCCTGTTGTCTGACAGTTTGTCAGGAATGACTGCTCCCAGATCAGTGTGTTCTCTGGTCTCGCTCGTGTTCCTGCTGCCCTGCCTGCTGCTGACTGACCTCAGACCAGTCTCCACACTCAGTCTGCTCTGCTCGCTGGCTCACATCCTCATCAG CCTGATGGTGATGCTGTACTGCCTGAGTCGAGCCAGCCGCTGGTCCTggtcctgtctgtctctgtctgtggacCCAGAGGACTTCCTCGTCTCTGTGGGCGTCATCATCTTCTCCTACACCTCACAgatcttcctccctcctctagAGGGCAGTATGGAGGACAGGGGACAGTTTGATGCTATGCTGGGTTGGACCCACGCTGCTGCCTGCGTCATGAAAACCATGTTTTCTCTGCTG GCCGTGTTGACCTGGGGTGCAGAGACCAGTGAGGTCATCACAGAAAACCTGCCCTCTGACCTCCGACCTCTGGTCAACCTGTGTCTGTTGGCCAAAGCCCTGCTGTCCTACCCGCTGCCGTTTTACTCCGCTGCTGAAATACTTCAAACCTGTCTGCTGAAAG ACTCCGCTGTCTCGCTGGGCTCCGAACCCGGAGGTGGAGGCGTGTCTCGCCCGGCCCTGCTGGTCCGCGGCGCCTTGCTGATGACATCATACCTGCTGGCCCTGCTGGTGCCCAGGTTTTCCCTGCTGATGGGTTTGACAGGCAGCGTGACCGGGGCAGCCATGACACTCATACTGCCGTGTCTGTTTCACCTCAGACTTCGCTGGGGCCGCCTCACTCCGAGGGCCCGGCTGATAGATGTTGGTATATTGAGTCTGGGGGTCATCTGTAGTGTGTCTGGTGTGATTTGTTCAGTGAGGCGACTGGTGCAGGGACTgtag